In Anaerostipes hadrus ATCC 29173 = JCM 17467, a single genomic region encodes these proteins:
- a CDS encoding LysR family transcriptional regulator, translated as MEIQQLYYYMELCKQKNFTEAGYACNMTQGALSKQIRKLENELGITLIRRNTRKFELSKEGEIFLSYAKKMTGTYEEMLKNVQKNQEIKIGCMPVLAPYHFARLVADFRKEYPDIKLVIDERIASDIQENSDRYDFLILRENMMEDQKKFRFSPLYDDKLCAVLYEKHPLYGRDRLQLKELKDDVFIFPERGSGSYEVFYKSCEKAGFEPKIAFEFPQANTIMSFVSEGVGVTITFSTVYREAKCAGVKMIPLEDELHSVISLFYRKNKPLDYAKKQFLNYVREHLYT; from the coding sequence ATGGAAATACAGCAATTATATTATTATATGGAATTATGTAAACAGAAAAATTTCACAGAAGCTGGATATGCCTGTAACATGACACAAGGTGCATTATCAAAACAGATCCGTAAGTTGGAAAATGAGTTAGGAATTACACTGATCCGCAGGAATACAAGGAAATTTGAGTTGTCCAAAGAAGGAGAGATCTTTTTGTCTTATGCAAAGAAAATGACGGGAACCTATGAAGAGATGTTGAAAAATGTTCAGAAAAATCAGGAAATTAAGATTGGTTGTATGCCGGTTCTTGCACCATATCATTTTGCAAGATTGGTGGCGGATTTCAGAAAAGAATATCCAGATATCAAACTTGTGATTGATGAAAGAATCGCAAGTGATATTCAGGAAAACTCCGATCGTTATGATTTCTTGATCTTGAGAGAAAATATGATGGAAGATCAGAAAAAATTCCGTTTTTCCCCACTGTATGATGATAAATTGTGTGCAGTGTTATATGAAAAACATCCGCTTTATGGAAGAGATCGACTTCAACTGAAAGAATTGAAAGATGATGTTTTTATCTTCCCAGAGAGAGGCAGCGGAAGTTACGAAGTGTTTTATAAGAGTTGTGAGAAAGCAGGATTTGAACCGAAAATAGCTTTTGAATTTCCACAAGCAAATACAATCATGAGTTTTGTAAGTGAAGGGGTTGGGGTTACGATCACATTTTCAACGGTTTATAGAGAAGCTAAATGTGCTGGAGTTAAAATGATACCATTAGAAGATGAATTACATTCTGTGATATCACTATTTTATAGAAAAAATAAGCCATTGGATTATGCAAAGAAGCAGTTTTTAAATTATGTAAGAGAGCATTTGTATACGTAA
- a CDS encoding transglutaminase domain-containing protein has product MKYVIKIILIVTCLIIMLPFGGCGRKKQVTAQKAGVLKPEAPGKEVLDHGEAVVDISNVAQGYVALRYKGSAKKISVEVIGKNNKVYKYFIERTEEPTYFPLTSGNGTYQISVYENVQDDEYSVLMMDSFEVKLKNKFLPFLYPNQYVEFTSKTKAVKEAKKLAKDSKDDLAIVKAVYNYVVKNVKYDDEKAQNVQSGYLPSVDETLKTKKGICFDYAALMTAMLRSQGIPTKLEIGYSGDIYHAWISTWLNEKGWVDNIIQFDGKSWELMDPTLAANSDNKEDVKEYIGNGEHYVLQYSY; this is encoded by the coding sequence ATGAAGTATGTCATAAAAATAATACTGATCGTGACATGCCTGATCATTATGTTACCATTTGGCGGATGTGGCCGGAAGAAGCAGGTAACAGCTCAGAAAGCAGGAGTATTAAAGCCAGAAGCACCGGGGAAGGAAGTTTTGGATCATGGGGAGGCTGTGGTTGATATATCGAATGTGGCTCAAGGCTATGTAGCACTGCGATATAAGGGAAGTGCAAAGAAGATCAGTGTTGAAGTGATCGGAAAGAATAATAAAGTATATAAATATTTTATTGAACGGACAGAAGAGCCGACATATTTTCCATTGACCAGTGGAAATGGTACATATCAGATCTCTGTATATGAAAATGTGCAGGACGATGAATACAGTGTTTTGATGATGGATAGTTTTGAGGTGAAATTAAAAAATAAATTTCTGCCATTTTTATATCCTAACCAGTATGTAGAATTTACAAGTAAGACGAAAGCAGTAAAGGAAGCGAAGAAACTGGCAAAAGATTCCAAAGATGATCTGGCAATCGTCAAAGCTGTTTATAATTATGTGGTCAAAAATGTAAAATATGATGATGAGAAAGCGCAGAATGTTCAGAGTGGATATCTGCCATCGGTAGATGAGACATTGAAGACAAAGAAGGGAATCTGCTTTGATTATGCTGCTCTGATGACGGCGATGCTGCGTTCGCAGGGAATTCCGACCAAGCTTGAGATCGGGTATTCAGGGGATATCTATCATGCCTGGATCAGTACCTGGCTGAATGAAAAGGGATGGGTAGATAATATCATTCAGTTCGATGGGAAAAGCTGGGAGTTAATGGATCCGACACTGGCAGCGAATAGTGATAACAAGGAAGATGTGAAAGAATATATTGGGAATGGAGAACATTATGTACTTCAGTATAGTTATTAA